The following proteins come from a genomic window of Pyxidicoccus sp. MSG2:
- a CDS encoding ATP-grasp domain-containing protein, whose product MFHGLTLLIPDKADAERDAVARAWEAGSGTVLRLGRFWSPPDVDRARVRLYGNDTFCLVLAQKLGLSLVSPPDDLLLKVNASFVKREMHGATLEVAASEAFPRFIKPLVPKVFRAAVWPGPEALAEECRGLAPETPVLSSEVVSLRAEARGWVLDGRVRTCAVYEGKGSITDAEAFLSAVAREAPLPRTCVLDAALVEGRGWALLEANAAWGAGLNGCDATEAAHCIAEATAAP is encoded by the coding sequence ATGTTCCACGGGCTCACCCTGCTCATTCCCGACAAGGCAGACGCGGAGCGCGACGCCGTCGCGCGCGCGTGGGAGGCGGGAAGCGGCACGGTGCTGAGGCTCGGGCGCTTCTGGAGCCCACCCGACGTGGACCGCGCGCGAGTGCGCCTCTACGGCAACGACACCTTCTGCCTGGTGCTGGCGCAGAAGCTGGGCCTGTCGCTCGTGTCTCCGCCGGATGACCTGCTACTGAAGGTGAACGCGTCGTTCGTGAAGCGCGAGATGCACGGCGCCACGCTGGAAGTGGCGGCCTCGGAAGCCTTCCCCCGCTTCATCAAGCCGCTGGTACCCAAGGTGTTCCGCGCCGCGGTGTGGCCAGGGCCAGAGGCGCTCGCGGAGGAGTGCCGGGGGCTGGCGCCGGAGACACCGGTGCTGTCGTCGGAAGTCGTCTCCCTGCGTGCGGAGGCCCGGGGCTGGGTGCTGGACGGGCGCGTGCGCACGTGCGCGGTGTACGAGGGCAAGGGCTCCATAACGGACGCCGAGGCGTTCCTCTCGGCCGTCGCACGTGAGGCGCCGCTGCCGCGCACCTGTGTACTGGACGCGGCGCTCGTGGAGGGCCGGGGCTGGGCACTACTGGAGGCCAACGCCGCGTGGGGCGCGGGCCTCAATGGCTGCGATGCCACCGAGGCTGCCCACTGCATCGCCGAGGCCACGGCGGCCCCTTGA
- a CDS encoding eCIS core domain-containing protein, producing the protein MSRVPSFLDRCMDAGHGLLTGVASAALGVVRGVGVVLGSLAEGTVYCVRGRPREGLPLLRRGLTRVAQLPADLVLMLGGRVVSAVQVLTGLEPPGRRLTEEEVARLRPIFGESLAYARVRLKEGRLGLLGVSRRAFAHGDTVFVPGRGPPELGLLVHELTHVWQHQHGGTAYLSAALAGQWWGDGYNWRKAVGQALRWAQLNPEQQAQFIEDAALAGLIPPSIPLPPRAKLKGWTEAALPLLDEALVCLQAGRGAP; encoded by the coding sequence GTGAGCCGAGTGCCTTCGTTCCTGGACCGCTGCATGGACGCGGGTCATGGCCTGCTGACGGGCGTGGCGAGCGCGGCACTTGGCGTGGTGCGCGGCGTGGGCGTGGTGCTGGGCTCGCTGGCGGAGGGCACGGTGTACTGCGTGCGCGGGCGTCCTCGCGAGGGCCTGCCCCTGCTGCGGCGCGGGCTGACGCGTGTGGCGCAACTGCCGGCGGACCTGGTGTTGATGCTCGGCGGGCGCGTGGTGAGCGCGGTGCAGGTGCTGACCGGGCTCGAGCCGCCGGGGCGGCGTCTCACGGAGGAGGAGGTGGCGCGGCTGCGCCCCATCTTCGGCGAGAGCCTGGCTTACGCGCGGGTGAGGCTGAAGGAGGGACGGCTGGGGTTGTTGGGCGTGTCCCGCCGGGCCTTCGCGCACGGCGACACCGTCTTCGTCCCCGGGCGCGGACCTCCGGAGCTCGGGTTGCTGGTGCATGAGTTGACGCACGTGTGGCAGCACCAGCACGGCGGCACCGCGTATCTCAGCGCCGCGCTCGCCGGTCAGTGGTGGGGGGACGGCTACAACTGGCGCAAGGCCGTGGGACAGGCGCTGCGCTGGGCCCAACTGAACCCCGAGCAGCAGGCGCAGTTCATCGAAGACGCCGCGCTGGCGGGCCTCATTCCTCCGAGCATTCCCCTGCCTCCGCGCGCGAAGCTGAAGGGGTGGACGGAGGCCGCGCTGCCGCTGCTGGACGAGGCGCTCGTGTGTCTCCAGGCGGGCCGCGGCGCGCCCTGA
- a CDS encoding type IV pilus twitching motility protein PilT, with translation MNKLLSVGVQNGASDIHFRPGDPPIYRVNGVLRPLKMEKLVPDQTKQVAMHIIPDQLVKAQIDSLQELDTSYSVQGVARFRVNIYRQRGSLACILRIIPDEIPNIDTLGLPQVLKKIASNDRGLVLVTGATGSGKSSTLAAMIDHINRNESLHILTIEDPIEFIYKNIKSSISQREIGPDTESFARALRSALRQDPDVILVGEMRDMETIDIALKASETGHLVLSTVHTTDASRTINRLVSVFPSEEQAMVRMRLADCLKATISQRLLPRATGKGRTVALEIMTQTMTVEQYIREDRANELKDVIEKGRDMFGMQSFDQHLTRLYRDGIITLEIAQGAASNPADFQRALEFD, from the coding sequence TTGAACAAGCTTCTCTCGGTGGGCGTGCAGAACGGCGCCTCGGACATCCACTTCCGCCCGGGAGACCCTCCCATCTACCGCGTCAACGGCGTGCTGCGGCCGCTGAAGATGGAGAAGCTGGTTCCGGACCAGACGAAGCAGGTGGCGATGCACATCATCCCCGACCAGCTCGTGAAGGCGCAGATTGATTCGCTGCAGGAGCTGGACACGTCGTACAGCGTGCAGGGCGTGGCGCGCTTCCGCGTGAATATCTACCGGCAGCGCGGCTCGCTGGCGTGCATCCTGCGCATCATCCCGGACGAGATTCCCAACATCGACACGCTGGGGCTGCCGCAGGTCTTGAAGAAGATTGCGAGCAATGACCGCGGGCTGGTGCTGGTGACGGGGGCGACGGGCTCGGGGAAGAGCTCCACGCTCGCGGCGATGATTGACCACATCAATCGCAACGAGAGCCTGCACATCCTCACCATCGAGGACCCCATCGAGTTCATCTACAAGAACATCAAGTCCTCCATCTCCCAGCGGGAGATTGGACCGGACACGGAGAGCTTCGCCCGCGCGCTGCGCTCGGCGCTGCGGCAGGACCCGGATGTGATTCTGGTGGGCGAGATGCGCGACATGGAGACCATCGACATCGCGCTCAAGGCGTCGGAGACGGGCCACCTGGTGTTGTCCACGGTGCACACCACGGACGCGTCGCGCACCATCAACCGCCTGGTGTCCGTGTTCCCCTCGGAGGAGCAGGCCATGGTGCGCATGCGCCTGGCGGACTGCCTCAAGGCCACCATCTCCCAGCGGCTCTTGCCCCGGGCCACGGGCAAGGGGCGCACGGTGGCGCTGGAAATCATGACGCAGACGATGACCGTGGAGCAGTACATCCGCGAGGACCGCGCCAACGAGCTGAAGGACGTCATCGAGAAGGGCCGCGACATGTTCGGCATGCAGTCCTTCGACCAGCACCTGACGCGGCTCTACCGCGACGGCATCATCACCCTGGAGATTGCGCAGGGCGCGGCCTCGAACCCCGCCGACTTCCAGCGCGCGCTCGAGTTCGATTGA